GCTGCAAAGGACAAGATCCTGAGCCAGCTGAAACCGGTATTGGATGTACTGGATGACAAACAGATCGAACATCTGCTGGTTGCCTACGAACCCATCTGGGCCATCGGCACCGGCAAGACTGCTGAAGTGGCGGATGCTGTGGCAGCCGCTGAAGTAATCCGCAAGGTTGTGGAAGACAAATTCGGTAAGGAAGCAGCCCGCCGGGTACGCATCCTGTACGGCGGCAGCGTGAACAGCAAGAACGCTCATGCCTTCCATGTGGACGGCATCGATGGTGTCCTGGTAGGCGGTGCCAGCCTGGATGCCAATGAATTCAGCGCCATTGCCAATACGTTCTGAGGCGCACTGATGAAAAAGAAACCTGTAGTGCTGATGATCCTGGACGGATGGGGGATCGCTCCCCCTTCGCCCACCAATGCAGTGACCCGTGCCCGGACACCGCATCTGGACTATTATTTCAACCGGTACCCCCACGCCCAGCTGAAATGCAGCGGAGAGGCTGTGGGACTGCCGGAGGGACAGATGGGCAACTCGGAGGTGGGCCATCTGTCCATCGGTTCCGGCCGCATCATCTACCAGAGTCTGACTCGGATCAGCCGGGCGGTGAAGGACGGCAGCCTGGAAACCAATCCGGTGCTGGTGAAGGCCATGGAACAGGCCCGGGATGGGGGCAAAAAGCTCCATCTGCTGGGGCTTTTGAGCGATGGGGGCGTACATAGCCACATCGACCATTTGCTGGGGTTGCTGGCCATGGCGAAGAAGCTGGGTGTGAAGGACGTGTATGTCCATGCTTTTCTGGATGGACGGGACACGCCGCCCCAAAGTGCCCTGCCTTATCTGCAGCAGGTGGAAAAAGCCTGCCGGGAACTGGGAGTGGGGCAGATCGCCACTGTTTCCGGCCGGTACTATGCCATGGACCGGGACAAACGGTGGGAACGGATCCAGAAAGCTTTCGACGTGATGACCGGGGGCGAGAGCCTTACGGCCGCTACCCCGGAAGCCGGGCTGGAGGCTGCCTACGCAGCAGGCCAGACCGACGAATTTGTGGTCCCCTTCCGGGTGGAGGGGGTCAATGGCAAGGTCGAAACCGGCGACAGCATGGTGTTCTTCAACTTCCGGCCCGACCGGGCCCGGGAACTGACCCACGCCTTTACGGATACGGACTTTGCCGGGTTCCAACGGCCAGCCGATGCCCTGCCGGTGCATTTCGTCTCCATGACGGAATACGAAAAGACCCTCCAGGCTGCGGTGGCCTTTCCGCCGGAAGAGATCCGGGATACCCTGGCAGAAGTGGTTTCCAAAGCCGGGTTGCACCAGCTGCACATTGCGGAAACGGAAAAATACGCCCATGTGACGTTCTTCTTCAATGGGGGACGGGAACAGCCCTTCCCTGGAGAAGACCGGATCCTGGTACCTTCTCCCAAAGTGGCCACCTATGACCTGCAGCCGGAGATGAGTGCCTACATTGTGACGGAAAAGCTCCAGGAAGCCCTG
This region of Acidaminococcus timonensis genomic DNA includes:
- the gpmI gene encoding 2,3-bisphosphoglycerate-independent phosphoglycerate mutase; its protein translation is MKKKPVVLMILDGWGIAPPSPTNAVTRARTPHLDYYFNRYPHAQLKCSGEAVGLPEGQMGNSEVGHLSIGSGRIIYQSLTRISRAVKDGSLETNPVLVKAMEQARDGGKKLHLLGLLSDGGVHSHIDHLLGLLAMAKKLGVKDVYVHAFLDGRDTPPQSALPYLQQVEKACRELGVGQIATVSGRYYAMDRDKRWERIQKAFDVMTGGESLTAATPEAGLEAAYAAGQTDEFVVPFRVEGVNGKVETGDSMVFFNFRPDRARELTHAFTDTDFAGFQRPADALPVHFVSMTEYEKTLQAAVAFPPEEIRDTLAEVVSKAGLHQLHIAETEKYAHVTFFFNGGREQPFPGEDRILVPSPKVATYDLQPEMSAYIVTEKLQEALEKDLYDLVILNFANPDMVGHTGSLKAAIAALEAVDECVGSLVDTILKKGGAVCITADHGNLEEMEDPVTHAPMTSHTTNPVPFLVAGADAGTKVENGGLSDISPTLLDLLGLPKPEAMTGHSLLMK